In Bacteroidales bacterium, a single genomic region encodes these proteins:
- the prfA gene encoding peptide chain release factor 1 gives MLEKLEALHTRWLQIAEEMNHPDVLSDMKRYIKLNKDYKDLQPVIDAYKRYKTILNNIISVKDVLYTEKDEEFRIMAKEEMEVLNERKEKMEEDIRVLLIPKDPEDSRNAIVEIRAGTGGDEASLFAGDLYRLYTKYCEDKGWKVEMIDYTEGTVGGFKEVIFKVQGENVFGQLKYESGVHRVQRVPVTEAQGRIHTSAATVAILPEAEEFDVEINPEDVRKDTYCSSGPGGQSVNTTYSAVRLTHIPTGIVVTCQDQKSQIKNMERAMVVLRSRIYELEYEKRMDEISTRRKTMVSTGDRSAKIRTYNYPQGRVTDHRINLTLYNLPSILNGNIQELLDALQVAENAERMKEAVSSE, from the coding sequence ATGCTGGAAAAACTTGAAGCCCTACATACACGCTGGTTGCAGATTGCCGAGGAGATGAACCATCCGGATGTTCTATCCGACATGAAGCGTTATATCAAGCTGAACAAAGATTACAAAGACCTTCAGCCTGTCATTGACGCTTACAAGCGGTACAAAACCATCCTGAACAATATCATCAGCGTTAAAGATGTCCTGTATACTGAAAAGGATGAAGAGTTCAGGATCATGGCAAAAGAGGAGATGGAGGTTTTGAATGAACGGAAAGAAAAAATGGAGGAGGATATCCGGGTGCTGCTGATCCCGAAAGATCCGGAAGACAGCCGCAATGCCATCGTGGAAATCAGGGCGGGTACGGGTGGCGACGAAGCCAGCCTGTTCGCCGGAGATCTTTACCGGTTGTACACGAAGTATTGCGAAGACAAGGGGTGGAAAGTGGAAATGATTGATTACACCGAGGGAACGGTTGGTGGATTCAAGGAAGTTATTTTCAAGGTCCAGGGAGAAAATGTCTTTGGTCAACTGAAGTATGAGTCGGGTGTGCACCGGGTACAGCGGGTACCCGTCACCGAAGCCCAGGGCCGTATTCATACATCGGCTGCTACCGTGGCGATTTTACCGGAGGCGGAGGAATTTGACGTGGAAATCAATCCGGAAGATGTCCGTAAAGACACGTACTGTTCATCCGGACCGGGCGGACAATCCGTTAACACGACCTACTCAGCGGTACGGCTCACCCACATTCCAACGGGCATTGTAGTGACCTGCCAGGATCAGAAGTCCCAGATCAAGAACATGGAAAGGGCCATGGTAGTGCTCAGAAGCCGAATCTATGAACTGGAGTACGAGAAACGAATGGATGAGATCTCCACACGCCGTAAGACCATGGTCAGCACAGGGGACCGCTCCGCCAAGATCCGGACCTATAACTACCCGCAGGGACGGGTGACCGATCATCGGATCAATCTTACCCTTTATAACCTCCCTTCCATCCTGAACGGAAACATCCAGGAACTTCTTGACGCCCTGCAAGTTGCAGAAAACGCAGAGCGGATGAAAGAAGCTGTCAGCAGTGAATAA
- a CDS encoding glycoside hydrolase family 47 protein: MSKSVFFFVLVLISGCMNRNVPHQELSGTLSVSRDSLAQCVREEYLRSWQDYKSHAMGFDDVLSVSGQPHNWYGESLLITPIDALDGMILPGLKQEADSLVGYIVRQASWDKDVDVSVFEINIRCLGELLASYEMTGDERLLYLAEDLGKRLLPVFSSSTGMPYRFVNLHSDRISGKVSNPAEIGTLILEVGVLSRCTENPLYYDLAKRAITELNNNRSSIGPVGETINVETGEWTNTSSHVGACIDSYYEHLYKGWLLFGDPNRKIMWDTHIQAVNRHCAAENQKGFWYGRVDMQIIPGGEMYYLRPEIIESCYYLHHCTGEEKYLEMAGRIFSDLQAHARTGIGYTVVRNLITKEKRDRMESFLFGETLKYLYLIFAPEETIDFDQVIFTTEAHPMTYKDVTI; this comes from the coding sequence ATGTCAAAGTCAGTTTTCTTTTTTGTTCTGGTGCTTATCTCCGGATGTATGAACAGGAACGTGCCTCATCAGGAGCTATCCGGTACGCTGTCGGTCAGCAGGGACAGCCTTGCGCAATGCGTCAGGGAAGAATACCTGCGTTCATGGCAGGACTATAAGTCGCATGCCATGGGATTTGATGATGTGCTTTCAGTTTCAGGGCAGCCTCATAACTGGTATGGGGAAAGTTTACTGATCACGCCCATCGATGCGCTGGACGGTATGATCCTGCCTGGGCTCAAACAGGAAGCAGATTCGCTCGTCGGATATATCGTACGACAGGCATCCTGGGATAAGGATGTTGACGTTTCCGTTTTTGAGATCAATATCCGTTGCCTGGGGGAATTGCTGGCCTCCTACGAAATGACGGGCGATGAGCGCCTGCTGTACCTGGCTGAAGATCTGGGCAAGAGGCTTCTCCCTGTATTCTCATCTTCCACCGGAATGCCCTACCGGTTCGTCAACCTTCATTCAGACCGGATCAGTGGAAAGGTGTCCAATCCGGCGGAGATCGGAACATTGATCCTTGAAGTTGGCGTGCTGAGCCGCTGCACGGAGAATCCCCTTTACTATGACCTGGCCAAGCGGGCCATCACGGAGCTTAATAACAACAGATCCTCCATCGGGCCGGTAGGGGAGACCATCAACGTTGAAACAGGCGAATGGACAAACACCAGCAGCCACGTGGGAGCATGCATAGACTCCTACTACGAACACCTTTACAAAGGCTGGCTGCTGTTTGGCGATCCAAATCGTAAAATCATGTGGGATACCCACATCCAGGCAGTGAACCGGCACTGCGCCGCGGAGAATCAGAAAGGGTTCTGGTACGGCAGGGTGGATATGCAGATCATCCCCGGGGGAGAGATGTATTACCTGAGGCCTGAGATCATTGAATCGTGCTATTACCTGCATCATTGTACAGGAGAAGAGAAGTACCTTGAAATGGCCGGCAGGATCTTTTCCGATCTGCAGGCCCATGCCAGAACCGGCATTGGGTATACCGTCGTCAGGAATCTGATCACCAAAGAAAAAAGAGACCGGATGGAAAGCTTTCTTTTCGGAGAAACGCTCAAGTACCTCTACCTGATCTTTGCACCCGAAGAAACGATCGACTTCGACCAGGTCATCTTCACCACCGAAGCGCATCCGATGACATATAAAGATGTAACGATATAA
- the nfo gene encoding deoxyribonuclease IV, whose protein sequence is MKYVGAHISTSGGVENAPVNAHLIGARAFAMFTKNQRQWFARPYTPGNIENFKKNCEQLGYLPFQILPHDGYLINLGHPDAAGLKQSRDAFLDEMQRCEQLGLDRLNFHPGSHLGRISEEECLLIIAESVNLALEKTKGVIAVIENTAGQGSNVGYQFEHLRLIIDQVNDKSRVGVCLDTCHAYAAGYDIKTPEGYEATFRKFDEIVGFDYLKGMHLNDAKKGHGSRVDRHEVIDGGTLGEEVFRRIMNDPRFDNMPLILETPEEERWEEEIRRLYSMVGSRQ, encoded by the coding sequence ATGAAATACGTAGGAGCACACATCAGTACGTCGGGAGGAGTGGAAAATGCACCGGTCAATGCCCATTTGATCGGGGCCAGGGCATTCGCGATGTTCACCAAAAACCAGCGGCAATGGTTTGCCAGGCCTTATACTCCCGGGAACATTGAAAATTTCAAAAAGAACTGTGAACAACTCGGTTATCTGCCATTCCAGATCTTACCCCACGACGGATACCTGATCAATCTGGGGCATCCCGATGCGGCCGGACTGAAGCAATCCAGGGATGCCTTTCTGGACGAGATGCAACGTTGTGAACAGCTTGGCCTCGACCGGCTGAATTTTCACCCGGGCAGCCATCTGGGCCGGATCAGTGAGGAGGAATGTCTGCTGATCATCGCTGAATCGGTGAACCTGGCTCTGGAAAAAACGAAGGGAGTGATCGCCGTCATTGAAAATACGGCCGGGCAGGGCTCCAATGTGGGCTATCAGTTCGAGCATCTCAGGTTGATTATTGACCAGGTGAACGATAAAAGCCGCGTGGGTGTATGCCTGGATACATGCCACGCCTATGCGGCGGGGTACGACATCAAGACCCCGGAAGGTTATGAGGCTACCTTTCGCAAATTCGATGAGATCGTCGGATTTGATTATTTGAAAGGGATGCACCTGAACGATGCCAAAAAAGGGCACGGCAGCCGGGTTGACCGCCACGAGGTGATCGACGGGGGCACCCTGGGTGAGGAAGTTTTCCGCCGGATCATGAATGATCCCCGTTTCGATAATATGCCGCTTATACTTGAAACCCCTGAAGAGGAGCGCTGGGAGGAGGAGATCCGAAGGCTGTACTCAATGGTAGGCAGCAGGCAGTAG